The nucleotide sequence ACGTCCGCGGGGTTGGCGACGGCGATCAGGTACGCCATGGCGTCCTTGATCTCCGCCCGCTCGTAGAACTTCGTGCCGCCCATGATCCGGTAGGGCACGGCCGAGCGGATGAGGATCTCCTCGAGCGCTCGCGTCTGCGCGTTGGTCCGATAGAAGACGGCGATCTCCGAGTAGGCGGTGCCCTCCTCATGCAGCTTCTGGATCTCGTCGGCGACGAACTGCGCCTCGTCGTGCCCCGAGTACCCCGTGAAGCCGACGATCTTGTCGCCGTCGCCGATGGAGGTCCACAGCTTCTTGTCCTTGCGGTCGAAGTTGTTCGAGATGACGGCGTTGGCGGCGGTGAGGATGTTCTGGGTCGACCGGTAGTTCTGCTCGAGGAGCACGACCTTCGACTGCGGGAAGTCGCGCTCGAACTCGGTGATGTTGCGGATGTCGGCGCCGCGGAAGGCGTAGATCGACTGGTCGCTGTCGCCCACCACGGTGAGCGAGGCCCCGTCGATCCCGCCCATGCCGTTCGTGGACATGCGGGTGTCGACGGGCACGTCCTCCGGGGCGACGGCGCGCGTCAGCTCGCGGATGAGGGAGTACTGCGCGTGGTTCGTGTCCTGGTACTCGTCCACGAGCACGTGCCGGAAGCGCCGCTGGTAGAGCGCCGCCACCTTGGGGAAGGCGCGGAAGAGGTAGACCGTCTGGCCGATGAGGTCGTCGAAGTCGAAGGCGTTGGCGGAGGCGAGCGAGCGCGTGTACTGCCGGAAGATCTCCACGAACATGGCCTCGGCAGGATCGTTGAAGTTCGCCGTGCGCGCGAAGGTGTCCGCGTCCGACAGCTCGTTCTTGAGCTTCGATATGCGGCCCGACACCGACGAGACGGTGAAGCCGAGCGTGTCCGCGTCGAGCTGCTTGATGATCCGCTTGATGAGCACGCGGCTGTCCGCGGAGTCGTAGATGGTGAAGTTCTGCGTGAAGCCGAAGGCCTCCGCCTCGCGTCGGAGGATGCGCACGCACGCGGAGTGGAAGGTGGAGATCCACATGCCCTCGGACGCCTGCCCGAGGAGGGACTCGACGCGCTCGCGCATCTCGGCGGCGGCCTTGTTCGTGAAGGTGATGGCGAGGATCTGGCTCGGCCACGCCTCCCGGGACTCGATGAGGCTGGCGATGCGGTGCGTGAGCACGCGCGTCTTGCCGGAACCGGCGCCCGCGACGATGAGCAGCGCGGGACCCCGGTAGACGACGGCCTCCCGCTGCTCCGGGTTGAGGCCCTCCAGCAGCGGATCCTCCGGAGCGCCCGACCCCCCGGCGGCACCCGACCGGCCGTCGAGGATGATCGGCGTGCTGGAGGGGGAGATGGCGGCGGGGTCGGAACTCATGTCGGCATCGATCCTAGGCGCTGCCCCCGACGCGGAGACGGGCGCCGACGCGGAGACGGGCGCCGGTGCGGAGACGAGCGCCGGCGCGGACGCAGGGCCGTGCCGGCGCGGAGAGCCCTAGCTCCCCGCGGCCGCGGCCCGCTCCCCCACGAGCCGGACCGCGAGATCCGGGTGGTCGACGAAGACGCCGTCGACACCCGCGTCGAGGAGCCGGCCCCAGTGCGTGCCGAAGTCGCCGTGCGCGGACTTCGCACCGGGCCCGCGGAGGGACCGGGGCAGGAACGCGTTCTCGGGGCGCAGCGTCCAGGTGAAGACCGACAGTCCGGCCCGGTGAGCGCGCTCGACCAGGTCGGACACGGGAGCGGCCTCGTCAGCGGAGCCGAAGCCGTCGGCCGGGCAGATGCGCTCGACGCCCACGCTGATCCCGTCCACCTCCGCGGCGAGCGCCGCCAGACCGGCGTCGGTCAGCTGGTCCTCGAACGTGACGGCCGAGTCGCCGTGACGCGCGACCTCGTCGATCGCCGCGCCGCGCCCCTCGAGGAGGTACACCAGCCGGGCCGCGATGCCGTGCGCCCGGACGCCGAGGAGCGCCGTCCGCTCGAAGGACTCGATCGTGAGGCGCGACGCGTCGTCCGACCAGCCGTGCTCGCGGAGGTCGCGGGCGAGCAGCTCGTCGAGCGGCATGCCGAGCGCGGCGAAGTGCGTGGCGTGCTTGATCTCCGCGACCATGCTGAGCGGGCGTCCGTGGCGCGTCGACTCCTGGTCGATGATCCGCAGCAGGTCGGGCAGGGAGAGCACGGTCTCCTCGTCGTCGTGGGCCGCGCTGTCCGGCCGGGCCGCGGGCACCCGCTCCCGGCAGCGCAGCGTGCGGATCTCGGCCCACGTCATGTCCTCGGTGAACCAGCCCGTGCGCTCGACGCCGTCGACGACGCGAGCGGCACGGCGATCGGCGAACTCGGGTCGGTCGGCGACGTCGGTCGTGCCGGACAGCTCGTTCTCGTGCCGGATGACGAGCACGCCGTCGGAGGACGCGACGAGGTCGGGTTCGACGGCGTCCGCGCCCTGCGCGAAGCCGAGCCGCACGGCGGCGGCGGAGTGCTCGGGGCGGTAGCCGCTGGCTCCGCGATGCGCGATGACGAGGGGGCGAGGGCGAGGGGCGTGATCCACGCCGGGCACGCTACATGCGCCAGGTGGACGGCGAGCGCGTACTCATCTGAGGAAATACACGGCCCGCGCGAGTGGTCTCCCAGCCTGGCCAGCTAAATTGGTCGTCAATCACGTTCAACCACCATTGAGAGTAGAAGGACCATGGCCAACCCCACGTTCTCCAACAACCCGGTCTTCAACGGCCGGGGAGCGACGCCCACGAGGGATGTGACCCCGGAGAGCCTCGACGAGCTGTACGCCCGCCCGTCCGCGACGGCCTCCGAGACCGACCGCATGACCTTCGAGGACACGACCGTCAAGACGGTCAGCCTCCTCGCGATCGTCGTCGTACTCGGCGCGGTCGCGTGGCTCTCCGGCCCGCTCGCGCTCCCCCTCGCCATGCTCGGCGCCATCGGCGGCCTCGTGCTGGGCCTCGTCAACTCCTTCAAGAAGGAGCCGTCCGTCCCGCTCATCGTCGCCTACGCTGCGTTCGAGGGGCTCTTCGTCGGCGGCATCTCGCGCATGTTCGAGTCGATCGCCCCGGGCGTCGCGACTCAGGCCCTCCTTGGGACGGCGGCCGTCTTCACCACCGTGCTTCTGCTGTTCCGCAGCGGCAAGGTCCGCGCGTCTGCCAAGGCGACGAAGATCTTCCTGTTCGCCATGGTCGGCTACGCCCTCTTCTCGCTCGTCAACGTGGGACTCATGATCTTCGGTGTCACCACCGACCCGTGGGGACTTCGCGGTACCTCGATCCCCGGCACCAACATCCCGTTCGGCGTGGTCCTCGGCCTCTTCGCCGTCGTCCTCGCCTCGTACTCCCTCGTGATGGACTTCGACTTCATCCAGCGCGGCGTCCGTGCCGGCGCACCGCGCAAGTACGGCTGGACCGCCGCCTTCGGCCTCGTCGTCACCATCGTGTGGCTGTACGTCGAGCTGCTGCGCCTGTTCGCGATCCTGCGCGGCAACAACTAGCACCACCGCCGGTCCGCGGCACAGCACCGCGGACCGGCAGCATGACGAAGGCCGCTCCCCGAGGGG is from Clavibacter sp. A6099 and encodes:
- a CDS encoding ATP-dependent helicase, whose protein sequence is MSSDPAAISPSSTPIILDGRSGAAGGSGAPEDPLLEGLNPEQREAVVYRGPALLIVAGAGSGKTRVLTHRIASLIESREAWPSQILAITFTNKAAAEMRERVESLLGQASEGMWISTFHSACVRILRREAEAFGFTQNFTIYDSADSRVLIKRIIKQLDADTLGFTVSSVSGRISKLKNELSDADTFARTANFNDPAEAMFVEIFRQYTRSLASANAFDFDDLIGQTVYLFRAFPKVAALYQRRFRHVLVDEYQDTNHAQYSLIRELTRAVAPEDVPVDTRMSTNGMGGIDGASLTVVGDSDQSIYAFRGADIRNITEFERDFPQSKVVLLEQNYRSTQNILTAANAVISNNFDRKDKKLWTSIGDGDKIVGFTGYSGHDEAQFVADEIQKLHEEGTAYSEIAVFYRTNAQTRALEEILIRSAVPYRIMGGTKFYERAEIKDAMAYLIAVANPADVLALRRILNTPKRGIGPATETALANFAESHGVTFREAMRRASELGLGPKVTQAILTLSRMLDEVALLMDPERPEGRTSVGDLVTTLLEKSGLVQALRASKDAQDEARAENVEELVAVTKEFSRNNPEGQLVDFLTEVSLVAAADELDDSSGTVSLMTLHTAKGLEYDSVFLTGVEEDLLPHRMSANEPGGPAEERRLFYVGITRARRRLFISLAMTRAQFGEVNVAMPSRYLQEIPAELIDWKQSPGMATSRGGTQPRALNARREGGGYGGRSRSSSGFEDPALPPPPRPKTQWANTVTGQVRDNGDLELAFGDRIRHTDFGDGRVTGVTGEGRKRIAEVQFDGPAGRKRLLIKIAPIEKL
- a CDS encoding glycerophosphodiester phosphodiesterase family protein, translating into MPGVDHAPRPRPLVIAHRGASGYRPEHSAAAVRLGFAQGADAVEPDLVASSDGVLVIRHENELSGTTDVADRPEFADRRAARVVDGVERTGWFTEDMTWAEIRTLRCRERVPAARPDSAAHDDEETVLSLPDLLRIIDQESTRHGRPLSMVAEIKHATHFAALGMPLDELLARDLREHGWSDDASRLTIESFERTALLGVRAHGIAARLVYLLEGRGAAIDEVARHGDSAVTFEDQLTDAGLAALAAEVDGISVGVERICPADGFGSADEAAPVSDLVERAHRAGLSVFTWTLRPENAFLPRSLRGPGAKSAHGDFGTHWGRLLDAGVDGVFVDHPDLAVRLVGERAAAAGS
- a CDS encoding Bax inhibitor-1/YccA family protein — its product is MANPTFSNNPVFNGRGATPTRDVTPESLDELYARPSATASETDRMTFEDTTVKTVSLLAIVVVLGAVAWLSGPLALPLAMLGAIGGLVLGLVNSFKKEPSVPLIVAYAAFEGLFVGGISRMFESIAPGVATQALLGTAAVFTTVLLLFRSGKVRASAKATKIFLFAMVGYALFSLVNVGLMIFGVTTDPWGLRGTSIPGTNIPFGVVLGLFAVVLASYSLVMDFDFIQRGVRAGAPRKYGWTAAFGLVVTIVWLYVELLRLFAILRGNN